The segment ATTTTGTAAAACGAACTGTCTCCAGACAAACGTGTCGCCTCAAAAAGCAACTCCAAATTCATCATGTTGTCGATGATCACTGGAAACTGCCATTTGTCCATTCCAAAATCCCAAGATTGAATGCACCCTACCGTAGGCGAAAATCTCGTACTCAATGTTTGTGCACTAGTCAATATCACGTCTTTGTAGTGTGGGTTTTGCGTGATCTCGTAGGCCTTGCCTATGCTGCAATAGACTTTGAATCCCATGTCATGGGTCCTGCCATTCCATTGCTCCTTTTCCATAAATGGAATCCAACTCTCTGCACGCGTCAAGAAGGATGTATCCCCTGTCAATTGGTACAAATACAACAAACTACCTGGGAAGAACCCACTGGTCCAATCCTTGGATGGTACACCGCGTACCTCTCCATTTTCCTCCATGCTCCTCGGAAACTGGACCGAATCAACTGGATAAGAGAGCAAATAAGGAACTCGGGCACTGACGCCCGAATTCCAAACTGAATAACCATTTCCAACTTCTTCTTCCCCACTTTGCTGAGCAGCTTCTCTTTCGGTACATGCCAAAAGCAAAACACACAGCCATATCATGTTGATTTTATTCATCTTGCTTAATAACCTTTGTTTTGTGTTAAATTATCATTTTTATCCACATCTTGTTGGAATTTAGGATAGTAATAATCTCTCGCTGGGTCAAAGTTTTGCTGCTCCAATCCGCTTGGGCCAAATGCCGTGACACCCAGCTGTCTACGTTTGATATCATACCATCTACCAAACTCGAACGCTAGCTCAACCCTTCTTTCCTCCAGAACCATGGTGGTAAATTCCTCCTTGCTCAATCCACCAGCTACATCCGCAGGAACTGCTCTGTCATTGGTAGGATCAGCATCCAATTCTCTTCTCGCTCTTTTCCTGACTTGGTTGACATAGTCTTCTGCCTCTGCCGTAGGCCCATTCACTTCGTTGGATGCCTCAGCGGCCATCAGCAAGACATCAGCGTACCTCATCAAGCAGTAATCATTTTCAGAATCACGAGCATTGATTCCTGCTGATACAGCTGGATTTCCCTCTCCCAACACTTCTCCATGTGCCCTGTAGTACTTAGCTATGTGTGGTCTAGCTACATTGAGTGGGATTGCCCCCCAATCTGTGTATGGAGTCGCCACACCATTGTAAGTCATCATGGTGTCGAAGCTCACGACTCTTCTGTAATCCTGTGGATCAAAAGAGTTGAATGCGGCCAAAGTAGGCACTGCTACACTCCACCCCTCACCTGTAGTATAGCGTTCATCCTTTCTCGGTCCTGTAACTGATGCCAGATAATCTATGGCTGCATTGGTTCCACCTAGACTACTTGGGTTTGCGCTTGCATCGTTTCCTTTGAAGTCCAATTCAAACAACACTTCGTTGGACGGTGTAGCGATACTAGGATCAAACAAGTCCGCAAACTCTGGCTCCAAACTATATCCGAATGCCACACTGTTATCAATTACATATTTAGCCTCCGCATAGGCAGCAGGATAATTGGCTCTGGTCAAATGCACAGATGCCAAAAAAGCAGCAGCAGTTCCTTTGCCTGGACGCTGTTTGGATACAGGCCTATCGGTCAAATGCTGCTTTGCAAACTCCAAGTCTTCGATGATACCTGCATAGATATCATCCTCGGATGATTGAGGAAGTGTATAAGCTATGTTGGCATCTGTGAAGGCAAAATCAATGTAGGGAATCTCTCCAAACAACCTCACAAAGTGAAAGTGTATGAAGGCACGTAAGAATCTACACTCAGCCAACAAAGGATTGACCTCTGTGTCTGCCGCATCGATGGATTCAGCACCTACCATGGTATAATTCAATGCTGCCAAGATTTCATATCCCTTTGGCCACATGGCGCTCACCATACCGTTGGTCGCACTCATATTCATCTGATCTACTTCGATACGAAATGAAGTAGTTGTCATATCTCCAATACTTGCCATATCACCTCTCAACAAGAGAGAAAGAGGTAATTTCCTTCCCCAAAAGGATTCGTGTGTCAACAAGGAGTAAGCACCATTGATACCAATCTGGACATCACTCGTAGTCTGGTAAAATGCCTCTGGTGCCAACAATCCTACTGGCTCTTCTTCCAAATCGGAGCAAGAAAAGTTGATCGATAAACTCATCAAAAGGACGGTCAATATTATATATGTTCGTTTCATTTGTCTGTTCTTTAAATTCATTTTACAATCCTAGGTTCAAACCAAAAGTATAGCTGCGTACATTGGGATAACTCGCATAATCGAGTCCAATGTTTCGGTTGCCATTCGCACCGCTACCAGAGTTAC is part of the Reichenbachiella agarivorans genome and harbors:
- a CDS encoding glycoside hydrolase family 88 protein — translated: MNKINMIWLCVLLLACTEREAAQQSGEEEVGNGYSVWNSGVSARVPYLLSYPVDSVQFPRSMEENGEVRGVPSKDWTSGFFPGSLLYLYQLTGDTSFLTRAESWIPFMEKEQWNGRTHDMGFKVYCSIGKAYEITQNPHYKDVILTSAQTLSTRFSPTVGCIQSWDFGMDKWQFPVIIDNMMNLELLFEATRLSGDSSFYKIADSHARKTLVNHYRADNSSYHVIDYNVTTGEVKQRLTHQGYDAESVWSRGQGWGLYGFTMVYRYTRDELFLEQAKKIAAFVMNHPQMPDDHIPYWDMNDPAIPNAPRDASAAAVDASACYELYTYTGDIAYLKFADAIMESLGSATYVLSEDFKVPFILTHSTGNWPKDDEIDLPIGYADYYFLEAMHRKNSLGISQ
- a CDS encoding RagB/SusD family nutrient uptake outer membrane protein; this translates as MKRTYIILTVLLMSLSINFSCSDLEEEPVGLLAPEAFYQTTSDVQIGINGAYSLLTHESFWGRKLPLSLLLRGDMASIGDMTTTSFRIEVDQMNMSATNGMVSAMWPKGYEILAALNYTMVGAESIDAADTEVNPLLAECRFLRAFIHFHFVRLFGEIPYIDFAFTDANIAYTLPQSSEDDIYAGIIEDLEFAKQHLTDRPVSKQRPGKGTAAAFLASVHLTRANYPAAYAEAKYVIDNSVAFGYSLEPEFADLFDPSIATPSNEVLFELDFKGNDASANPSSLGGTNAAIDYLASVTGPRKDERYTTGEGWSVAVPTLAAFNSFDPQDYRRVVSFDTMMTYNGVATPYTDWGAIPLNVARPHIAKYYRAHGEVLGEGNPAVSAGINARDSENDYCLMRYADVLLMAAEASNEVNGPTAEAEDYVNQVRKRARRELDADPTNDRAVPADVAGGLSKEEFTTMVLEERRVELAFEFGRWYDIKRRQLGVTAFGPSGLEQQNFDPARDYYYPKFQQDVDKNDNLTQNKGY